In the Magnetococcales bacterium genome, CCGACTCCACCAACGTTGTGCGCGGCGGCAGCGCCATTTCCGAACAAAGCGCCCGTGCCGCTTTGGCGGCCACCATTCCCAAGGCCAAGGGATTGTTGGTTGTCTCCCTCTTTGCCTCCAACATTCGCCGCGTCCAGAACGTTCTTGAGCTGGCTGCGTTGTATGGCCGTCGGGTCATTCTCAACGGGCGTTCCCTGGTGACCAATGTACAATTGGCACGGGAGTTGGGGTTCATCAACCCCCCGCCCGATCTCCTGCTTGACATCAAGTCATTTGCTTCCCTGCCCCGCGATCAGTTGCTGATCCTCTCCACCGGCAGCCAGGGGGAGCCCAACTCGTCGCTGGCCCGTATCGCCAGTGGGGAGCACAAGGAGATCAGCATCATGCCCGGGGACACGGTCATTCTCTCCTCGCGCTTCATTCCCGGCAACGAACGGACCATCTGGAGCCTGATCAACCTGCTCTCCCACCGTGGTGCCGAGGTGATTCACGAAAAATCCCTCCCCGCCATCCATGTCTCGGGCCATGCCCCACGCGATGATCTGAAATTGATGCTGGCCCTGGTGCGTCCCCGGTTTTTCATTCCGATCCATGGGGAACTTCGTCATCTGCACCTGCACCGGGATCTGGCGATCGAGATGGGGGTCAAACCGGAAAATACCCTGGTCGCCACCAATGGTGACCGGATAGAATTGGGCGGCGAGTCCATGCGCCCTCTGGAGCAGGTGGTCCACGGGCGGGTCTTCGTGGATGGCAAGGGGATCGGCGATGTACGCGATATTGTGCTCCGAGACCGCCTTCACCTCTCCCAGGATGGCCTGGTCGTGGTGGTCCTGGTCGTGGAGAAGGA is a window encoding:
- a CDS encoding ribonuclease J gives rise to the protein MPIHIVPLGGLGEIGLNLMVYEYGEHLLLVDCGLTFPASDTPGVDFIIPDIRYLLENRERVLALVLTHGHEDHLGAIPYVLPDLPLPIYGTAMTLAILGNKLREHGLLDQTQLIRVQQRDRVQIGPFSVHFLPVTHSIVDSSALAITTPLGTLIHTGDFNFDHTPGDGAPTDLYRLAEYGHKGVLALLSDSTNVVRGGSAISEQSARAALAATIPKAKGLLVVSLFASNIRRVQNVLELAALYGRRVILNGRSLVTNVQLARELGFINPPPDLLLDIKSFASLPRDQLLILSTGSQGEPNSSLARIASGEHKEISIMPGDTVILSSRFIPGNERTIWSLINLLSHRGAEVIHEKSLPAIHVSGHAPRDDLKLMLALVRPRFFIPIHGELRHLHLHRDLAIEMGVKPENTLVATNGDRIELGGESMRPLEQVVHGRVFVDGKGIGDVRDIVLRDRLHLSQDGLVVVVLVVEKDTARILEGPKLLTHGVVHEEESLELLESARQAVQDALALGPKGMDFSEEEEVGIKDLAVRALRRFFKKRLGRRPVVLPLIMEM